From Triticum dicoccoides isolate Atlit2015 ecotype Zavitan unplaced genomic scaffold, WEW_v2.0 scaffold59314, whole genome shotgun sequence, one genomic window encodes:
- the LOC119347118 gene encoding cytosolic sulfotransferase 5-like produces MAQPPAAAPRTSSPEGATTQSSPDDALSEESLKEFITSLPSREGWPQPLIQYKSYWFNRNMLEGVLRARRAFAPRAEDVILATQPKCGTTWLKALAFAVATRSRHGLGAPDHPLLTRHPQHLVPFIEIPGVAGRDHAELGALPSPRLLATHMPMSLLTPETWSLGCRVVYLCRDPKDTLVSRLHFENMVAQDDSALSMEDAFGMFCEGFSPKGPFWDHCLDYWKESMARPDTVLFLKYEEIKLDPARVVKMLASFLGVPLTEEEESCGVAQEVATLCSFEKLTRLQVNQVGGVDHGNKVYIYNSMFYRKGEVGDWANHMSREMGEKLDRIVQEKLQGSGLVF; encoded by the coding sequence ATGGCCCAACCGCCAGCAGCAGCTCCACGGACGAGCTCGCCTGAGGGCGCCACCACCCAGAGCTCGCCGGACGACGCCCTATCGGAAGAGAGTCTCAAGGAGTTCATAACCTCACTCCCATCACGGGAGGGGTGGCCGCAACCGCTCATCCAGTACAAGAGCTACTGGTTCAATCGGAATATGCTGGAGGGGGTCCTGCGTGCCAGGCGGGCCTTCGCCCCTCGAGCCGAAGATGTCATCCTCGCCACGCAGCCCAAGTGCGGCACCACCTGGCTCAAGGCCCTAGCCTTCGCCGTCGCCACCCGGTCCCGCCACGGCCTCGGCGCCCCCGACCACCCACTCCTCACCCGCCACCCGCAGCACCTCGTGCCGTTCATCGAGATCCCTGGTGTTGCTGGCCGAGACCACGCCGAACTCGGCGCGCTCCCATCCCCAAGGCTTCTCGCAACGCACATGCCCATGTCGCTGCTCACGCCGGAGACGTGGTCGCTCGGCTGCCGGGTGGTGTACCTGTGCCGGGACCCCAAGGACACGCTCGTCTCGAGGCTGCACTTCGAGAACATGGTGGCTCAGGATGACTCCGCCCTATCGATGGAAGACGCCTTCGGCATGTTCTGCGAGGGGTTCTCGCCcaagggccccttttgggaccactGCCTCGATTATTGGAAGGAGAGCATGGCGAGGCCGGACACCGTCCTCTTCCTCAAGTATGAGGAGATCAAGCTGGACCCAGCACGAGTCGTGAAGATGCTAGCGAGTTTCCTCGGCGTCCCGCTGACCGAGGAGGAGGAGAGCTGTGGTGTTGCCCAGGAGGTGGCGACGCTGTGCAGCTTCGAGAAGCTCACCAGGCTACAGGTGAACCAGGTCGGTGGGGTTGACCATGGGAATAAAGTTTATATTTATAATTCCATGTTTTATCGAAAAGGAGAGGTAGGGGACTGGGCGAACCACATGAGCCGCGAGATGGGGGAGAAGCTCGACCGCATTGTCCAGGAGAAGCTCCAGGGGTCAGGGCTTGTGTTTTGA